The Centropristis striata isolate RG_2023a ecotype Rhode Island chromosome 1, C.striata_1.0, whole genome shotgun sequence nucleotide sequence CATTATAACATTtgtttagggccatatcgcccacccctagtctCTGCCCTCAACAGAACTGTGTGTGAACTGGATTTTGCACTCCTTTGAGttgtgataaaatatttttttagcagTGTGCAGCATGACCATTACATATTAGATTCTTGCTTTACTCATTTGTTGTTCTTTGTTTCTCCACCAGCCTTTCTAAAGGAGATCCCTCAGCTTTTTTACCAATTGTGAGCTTCACCCTCACTTCCTTTTCTCCACCTTTTGCTAAACAACTAATGGAGGCTGGACTGGAGCTGACAGGCAAAACTGACCTCCGATTCACTGACACTCTTTATAAGGTAACACGTTCTGAGCTCTTTATGCAGCTCAAAAGTttctcaattacatttttctacTACTAGTGATACCTACTAGTGAACAGTTCGTTTCTACTTTATGCTCACAATTATTCTACTAGTGGTCCAtttaactgtgtttgtgtgtgtttaggtacTGCGAGACGTGTTCCACTATAAGCCCATACTGACCAAGCAGCAGTTCCTACAGTGGGGTTTCTCTCTAAGGAAAGTCTCTGTCACCTGTGACATCATTAACTTTGTCCTGCAGAAACACAATCAAAAGAAGAAGGTACAGAACATtctcattgtttattttattgcataTCTTAAATGCAGATTGATTAACCTTAGCTGCAGTCTCTAACATTAAAGGCAGTGCAGCATTCTGCCTTTTATTGTAGAGATCTGAGGTTTTGGATAATAAAGATCCTGGAACCACTTATTTAATCAGTTCTGTTTGATGATACCAAACTAATGTTTTAAGATGTCCCTAAAAGATAAAGTAAGTAGCAATAAATATGCAATACAGGAGTGGGTACcttattaaatgtatatatatatatatatatatatatatatatgtatatatgtatataaaaatattatataatggTATCGGTATTCATAACGATagagaaaatgttaaattattaaatgGTTTAGAATAACCATACTGCACTTGATCAAAGATTTTGGTCATATTGCCCACTCTTACACTACAAGGTACACAAAAGACAATTCACCACACCTCAGACTGTATGGGTTGTGGCTTCTTCAATAGTGGGCCAAAGACACGCTGCATTAAATTGAAAAGCATTTGCAATGGTGGGCTCCCACTAATCCCatacaaataatgttttttttcttgaaccGTGTACAACAAGGATCTAATGCAGGTATAATTTCACTGGAAAAGTTTTCATACTTCTTGACACAGTTATTTCAGTTGATACTATAAAGGTAAAGGTTGAGTACTGATACCCAGCCCTGCAGACCTGGAAAGGTGTTTCCAGCCAGCCCTCAGGACGTCAACCACCAAAAAGGTCTAGagggaatttaaaaaacagcagacaaacatcATTCAGCAAAAATCAACATATGCAATAGGATTCTTTGTTTATCTTTGTTGCAGCCAAAAGTCAGATGTCCTGTCTCACACAAGGATGACCGTGAAGAAGGTCCTCCAACACTGACTGACGCAGAAACTGTGAGTATAATATAAATTGCTAAACTATTACTTAAACTACACACTACCATATAGTATTACACACcactcaaatacattttttgctcATTGAGCCCCCCcttttgtttaatttctatTAATATAGAAAAGtagcaaaaacaacacaattataGCCAGCAAGCTAGTTGACTGCTGCTTACTACAGTACTGATCTCCCTCTGTCTCGGAGGCTGTGTGTTGTTCCATGTTGAGAGTTCTTAGTCTGCACAGTTggctactaaaaaaaaaaattattacgtAAGGGGCGATGAGCAACGCAAGGATTAGAACTTCTGGTTAAGATCATACCTGGAGAGCTCAGTTTTATTGGATCaggaaaatcaaaacaaaaaggaaCAGATCCCCTGCCCATAATGGACAGGcgtgcaatagatgttgttTGCACAGAACAGTACAATACAATAGACAGAGtgtgagaggggagaggacgGAAGGATAGAGAGGGAGGGTTGAAAGGGTAAGAGAGATTCAGATGTCAAGTCAAGacaagtacattttatttatatagcccagaatcacaaatcacagatttgcctcaaagccCATCTGTGATccatggtgatggtgatagaGTAGTGAGTGAGAGTCTTAAGTGTTTTATTGGAGTAGCCTGACAGTAGGAAGTTGCAGTAATCTAAGCATGAACTAGTTTTTCTACATTCCTTTGGGACATTATGTATCTGATTTTTGCAATGTTACGTAGGTGAGAAAAATGCAGTCCTTCAAGTTTGTTTCATATGGAAGCTAAAGGACAGATCCTATAAAAATAACCCAgagattccttatggtggtGCTGGAGTCCAACCTCAGGGGAATGCCATCGAgggtaattaattatttaaataatgtattttttaggtGTACAGGCCCCAgcaaaataactaaagtttTATCTTTTCAACATCAGTAAATTTTGGATCATACGTGTTTTTATATCTTTACAACATGCATCAAGTTTAGCTAGCTTATCTGTTTTATCCGACTTGATCAAAGATATAATTGAGTTTGTCaccataacaatgaaagttaatcaAATGATTTCTAATGTTATTTCTTAAAGGAAGCATGtataacatgaataaaattggtctgAGCACAGACCCCTATGGAACACCATGACTAACATCAGTGTGCATGGaggattcattgttcacatgaaCAAGCTGGGATTTTTCTgataaattgtatttaaatcaGCTTTAACTTCCTTTAATGCcaattaaatgttcaattttcTGTAAAAGGATGTGATCGTCAATGGTGTCAAATGCAGAACTCAGATATACCAAGACAAGTACAGAAAAAAGTCCGTTGTCTGAAGCCAATAAAAGATTGTTGGTAATTTTTATcagtgctgtttctgtgctgtgatgagttctaaatcctgactgaAAATCTTCATATAAACTATTGTATTGTAAAAAATCACATAGCTGATTTGTGACTGCTCTCTCCAGGATCTTAGAGAGGCaggggaggttagatattggtctgtattttgctttaaaaaatctTGGATCGATATTAACCTTTTTAAGAAGAGGTTTAATTTCAGCTACTTTAAAGGACTGTGGCACATAGCCTGTTAATAACGACAGGTTGATTGTATCTAAGAAAGAAGTACTAATTAAGGGCAAAACCTCTTTCAGCAGCCTTGTTGGGATGGAGTCTGAGACAGGTTGATAGCTTAGATGAATAAATCTTGAGTTTAGTTGTTGAAAATCGATGGGAAGGTTCCTGGGTTTAGAGATAAATCGATGCCAGTTGATGGCAGGACGTGGGGAAATTTATCTCtaataccgtatttcctcaatttaaagccgggcccctattaatgaccggcctcatttagtaaccaggtgtaaaaacaatttttagtaaataaaagctggCCTCTTTTATAACCcaggtgtcttaccggtgttatgtcaaagtctgttcccccgctgttctagtcattctctgtaaagttgagctgtttacgcacgttcttctgggctttttagtagtttagacatttaaattcctgcttaaaatgaacattcagtgtgctgttcattgtttgtttacatccgagtacttccaatatggctgacatccgggtaactggctacaatgcgctgtgtaaaacaccttaaaaagtgccggtcagagctgctctgattttctttttttaataaaagccctCTTCagataatagcctgcccctattattagccgggccccaaactgattttttatgaATAGAAGCCCCgcctactatttgaggaaatatggtAGTTTACATTGAAGAAGTTCATACAATCACGCATTACTCAGGTGTTCTGGTACCCAGTACACTTATGAACCACCCTATGCTccaacatggtgtttgttatggccAATCCATGACTAGCACAGAGGTCGACCCTTTTCGCTCGTCCGAAACAACATTGCTGTGCTTACCTTGTTCATGTTGGCTGGAGTTCCATTCGAGGCACTTTGTCAGTTCTCTCTAGAACAGGTGGCATGGGAAATGAAGCACCTCATTATTACTCTCAACCAACCACACAACTGACTCTGACTGTCAATCTAGTGAACAGCCCTCCTCCTTGGGTCTGTGAGCAGTTTTGGGTGTACTGACAGCACTCACCCTGACTGTATTCCCTCgtcattagggcctcggggcaatcgcaccgaacactggtcccatacagcaatagctgtagggaccattatatccacagtataacagtatacTATATGTTACTGTTatgattttttcttattcctcttccggacgcaatttcgtcccgctactagtcctacaacttaaagagttgcaggacaaattatatatcaaaacgtgcggtttgatcgggatcggtgtgctattacttttctctacagaatacgaatttttcgcgccgtaagtcgcgaaaaactgcccaaaattttgcattgaaatgaatgggacggccgacaaaaaatgagcgaaaaagaacaataattggagatttttaaacgtctacttctccggcataatttcacctagagactccatttacactttaaacagccttgtgtattggtgtattaatccacgtttcgataggtcatatagtttttttatcaatccctgttcaatgaccatcgCTCAGaatgtagagggagaggtaaaactgtcaaaaaattaatttgaaaactgcgctccaggccgcgaattccactctacagaaataatttatacatagaaacgtaggaaaatttgtcttctcactcacaatcctctggtaaagctgaaAGAGCTaaagttatagtttgggcgtaagacgcagagatgcgccaccaacaccaccaacagcctcattggctcccatattaaaaacgcagggagattgaGAGGCACCTGGCTGCAGACCTCCACTGTCAGGCCCCTACCTCCACTGTCAGGCCCCTCCACTGTCAGGCCCGGAAGTGAGGACGTTTTTTGTGGCGTGGGGAGGACATTTTGGGAGGGTCATTTTCACCTGCCCTTTGAATTTGAGAGAGACCAGCGAGAGCGCATATgttcgaaaagaagaagagtAAGCTTATTCTGCGAGTAGCGGTGAGTTTCTGATTTTTATTATCCAGAGAAAGTAAATGCATGGTTTGTGTTCTTCGTCAATATACGTGCCGTTGTAATAGTCGTTATCGAAGTCATGAATGACGCAAATTACCGAATGTTATATGTCGGGTTGGGTTGTCGTTTTGAAGCTAAGTTAGATGACTTCAAAGTTTACTTTCACCAATGGTGGTTTGCATCAACACCTAATGATTCTTAACTTTTTAGTGCATAACGTAAAGTAACTGTTCGCATTTGTTTGTATGTaagttataaaatatttttgtaaactCTCCGTGCATTAATTGAGCATATTCACAAagttgaaaacatatttttgaactCGTGGAATCAACATGTGGCAGAACTACAtggaacatttttacttttatttttccacctctgttgTATACTACAGTGTATAAAAAACCGAATAGTAACTGAAATGCTTCTGCACCatcagtacttttatttttgatacttgagTATATTTTGGTTTTAACTGTCGCAGAAATTATCGAGTCCAGTTGAGAGGTTTGCTGTGGTGGTGTGTTTATTAAGAAGCATGCCGGCTTTCGTACTTTCGTAGTCATTATTACTTCTTCTACATAAGTATGGCCTCATTTACACTACCTGGTGCAAGTGGCCATTTTACTGTAAGCAAAGACAAGACGAACAATAAGTTTGCAGGCTGTATACATTAATTTGAATTGAAGTTCATGTACTATAATTCAAACACATGATATAGCCTATTTTATGCTTTACAGTATGGGAGGCTGTGGAAAGAAGACTTGGACGAGAACGAAAGAGAAGCAACCCTGGAGCCATTCAAATTCACATTTCACAACCCTGATGACATTTGGAGATTTTGTGAAGaaataatagagaaaataaattctTTGGCTTATTGTGAATATCCcactgagtgagtgagtgtgtgtgtgtgtatgtgtgagtaaaGGTATACAGAACATTTGATCATGTTGTGACttggtggttttttttgtgtgtttttgttttctcgttGATCACATAATAATTTTACATGGTTTATACTGTAGATATCAAGAGTTAGGGTAGTATTTAGTGTTActtaggtgttccagcagcacGAGAACATAATTAGCATAGAACCAAACATGAAATTTATGGTggttaacaataaaaatacagaataataccacagaaaaactaactgaaacaaaTGTATAGAAAAAGAGCAGtgcaataaagtcaaaattaaatcataatgaAAAAGGCGGTGAAGTACTCTGTATACTAATACAATGTACAGTATAGGCCTATGACATCTTATGAGATGTTGGCTTATGAATATGAGTAATAACTTAAGAGCAAATGTGTGCACTGACGAATCAAAAGTttactatacaaataaaaacaatatatacaatagacCAGGGATTGATTTATGTTGTCATATTGTTCacaaattaattcatttgtGAAGAAAACGATTCAACCGGAAGTGCATTCgcgattttattttgaaatgtatcccTTGCATTTCCAGGCCTGAGAGTGGAGCCTGCGGCGGTACGGACCTCACAGTGGAGGtctgcagttttattttgaaatgtatgccGTGCACTTCCGGGCCTGACAATGGAGGGGCCTGACAGTGGAGGTAGGGGCCTGACAGTGGAGGTCTGCAGCCAGGACCTCTTGGGGAGatttggaaaaaaggaagatggaacagtttttttagatcgctctaacaaagctattttttttatttttctttaaaaaaaatgatatgtagacgttcaggaagaactcgggacgctcaaagtgaagtcggatcaatgataggtattatggttttgccaaaaatgctttctgttcgagtccagaaattcgagtctgtccacctctggctgctgtcactctttcggaacattaacagctgcagttcattctgttgattgctttgatctgattgcctttgatctttgatgtgattacagttacaaaccacacacacacacatgcactaaagtgcgcacactcctcacacatgcataaacatgcttcatacacgcacacacaggtagctttatgtgattttaattacacacacacgcacacacacaggtaactttatgtgattttaattacacctacacacacacatacacacacacacacacacacacacacacacattttgaggttaaagggcatagattgaaatctctgaagaatctcatcatagtgtacacacaccggcagtagcacccgtggccctttcaaaatttccccagaggaaattttctagtttttaatactgttgttttattaagagtagtagttgttgttgtaataGTGTATCAATTACTCTTTAGATgaatgctgttgtgtttttatctgtttcagGTTTCTGAGAGGCCATCTGATGTGAACCACGTAGAAAATTCCtccatttttcccaaaaattCAACTGATGCATCCTCCTCCGATAATGTAACCTCTCATAAAGAAGtgtgctcctccagttctcctGGAAATGGGATCAGAGAGGTGGCAGggtgggaggaggagaaagataaCATTCCTTATGTAAGCATTAACCTAACCAGTACATTATAGTGGTTATACTTCATACTGAGTAAAGAGACTGGATGGAGCCGGAGTTCTGGTGCAATTTATGCGATGTTACtggaaataaattaatatttactttttttgtttgaaacaaCATGTGATGCAGTTTGCAGCTTTCACCAAAATGAGTTATATACTGAAAATGTTAAATGCCTAAAGACCTGAGGACAGCTGGATCCATTGAACAGTTTGAACATATTCTAATATGTAATGTCATGTAACTGTCTTTCAGACATCAGAGATGGAGGTTAGGCTTTCAGCACTGGAATCTCAACAACAGAGTCTTCTGTCTGGGCTAAACAGGCTCAGTATCCTGGAGAAACGCCTGGAAGAACTtgacaaacagagaaacaaagacAAGGTTGATAAGACATTCTCTACTGCTTTAAAGGTACAATGAGTAATGTTTGTCCGTTGCGAtttataaacacaacattcatcGTTGGCACCTCCCTTGCCAGCTCAACAACATCTAATTTGTCAGGAATTTAGCATCTTCAGTCTAGTTAGCTAATCGGTATAGTACTTCTGTCCATACAGGAGCGTCAAGAGCTTCAGGCTCATCactgcatttacatttagtcatttagcagacgcttttatccaaagcgacttacaggaaaaaaggggatcaatcaaggtatagtgcagaatagagttgtggtgtggtggtaggagagaagatgctctctgcagagctgggtcttcaggaggtttttaaaggtagagagggacgcccctgctctggttggaactggtagtggttccaccagcggggaacaagaaatgcaaagagtttggattaCCTTGGGCGAACAGGTGGCCGAGCCAGACACCGTTCATGGGAAGAGCCCAACGGTTGTGAGGTAGCGTATGCCTGAATCAGGGCATTCAAGTAGCTGGGTGCAGCactggagacaactttgtaggccagcattagagatttgaatttgatgcgggctgcaacaggtagccagtggagctggatgagcattggtgtgacatgtgacctttctggctggttgtagaccaggcatgccgccgcgttctggatcatctgaatcGGTTTTAATGTGCAGTCTGGGAGGCCGTCAGGAGGGCATTGCAGTAGTCAACTGATTGCATTTTCAGCCAGAGATGACTTCATGAGAATGAGGAGTGATAGCTGAGGCCAGAGGCAGAGCATCAGAAACATCCTGAAAACGGTCAAATGAAAAGGGAATAGAAACTCCAGGCAAAGGGCAGAGTCCCTgcagatcatagactgtatataaataatggacgtggtCACCGtggcgtcacccattggtttgtggcctgcccgttggaagcctcgggTTTAGctttacactcgtcgccatcttgtatCTCCATCTTGTTTGcgatacagggagcagaccatatctggactgtggaggagcgagagggatctgatcac carries:
- the cep44 gene encoding centrosomal protein of 44 kDa isoform X2; the protein is MLSTGDVNGCLRKLETLLRSIKYPGYVDYNGLSKGDPSAFLPIVSFTLTSFSPPFAKQLMEAGLELTGKTDLRFTDTLYKVLRDVFHYKPILTKQQFLQWGFSLRKVSVTCDIINFVLQKHNQKKKVSERPSDVNHVENSSIFPKNSTDASSSDNVTSHKEVCSSSSPGNGIREVAGWEEEKDNIPYTSEMEVRLSALESQQQSLLSGLNRLSILEKRLEELDKQRNKDKNEGDVITISRESWENLMSRVLLLETKLDLNTVQLSDPPQCPSSVFSCSSSSMPDASKEDLKNRLERITNMLKSTSSLLKNNKSSTTNCK
- the cep44 gene encoding centrosomal protein of 44 kDa isoform X1 encodes the protein MLSTGDVNGCLRKLETLLRSIKYPGYVDYNGLSKGDPSAFLPIVSFTLTSFSPPFAKQLMEAGLELTGKTDLRFTDTLYKVLRDVFHYKPILTKQQFLQWGFSLRKVSVTCDIINFVLQKHNQKKKPKVRCPVSHKDDREEGPPTLTDAETVSERPSDVNHVENSSIFPKNSTDASSSDNVTSHKEVCSSSSPGNGIREVAGWEEEKDNIPYTSEMEVRLSALESQQQSLLSGLNRLSILEKRLEELDKQRNKDKNEGDVITISRESWENLMSRVLLLETKLDLNTVQLSDPPQCPSSVFSCSSSSMPDASKEDLKNRLERITNMLKSTSSLLKNNKSSTTNCK